A window of Candidatus Nezhaarchaeales archaeon contains these coding sequences:
- the dph5 gene encoding diphthine synthase, translating into MALHFVGMGLYSEKGLTLEGLELARRADEVYVELYTSLMPGLTLKSLEGLIGRRVIELKREDLEGRGAGKIIDEASKLEVVILVPGDPFIATTHLALHLEAVKKGCGGRVIHGVSIASAVPSVTGLSFYKFGRTVTMVYPDHGSASEEAYEVIKTNRQLGLHTLILLDIRRERGLYMTIADALKLLLSVEERRREGVVTDRTLAVGVARVGGRNVEVKADMVKELLSYGFGPPPHVLVFPGRLHFVEAEALILLAKAPKNLIESQQR; encoded by the coding sequence GTGGCTCTCCACTTCGTGGGTATGGGGTTATATAGTGAGAAGGGGCTTACGCTTGAGGGGCTTGAGTTAGCTAGAAGGGCTGATGAAGTTTATGTTGAGCTATACACTAGCCTAATGCCTGGTTTAACTCTTAAGAGCCTGGAGGGTCTCATCGGGAGGAGGGTTATTGAGCTTAAAAGGGAGGATCTTGAGGGGAGGGGGGCCGGTAAAATTATTGATGAGGCCTCTAAGCTTGAGGTGGTTATATTAGTACCGGGCGATCCTTTTATCGCTACTACGCATTTAGCTCTCCACCTCGAAGCGGTTAAGAAGGGTTGTGGGGGACGCGTTATTCACGGGGTATCGATAGCTTCAGCCGTCCCAAGCGTAACGGGGCTTTCATTCTACAAGTTTGGTAGGACGGTTACGATGGTTTATCCGGATCATGGTTCAGCCTCTGAGGAGGCTTACGAGGTTATTAAGACGAATAGGCAGCTAGGCCTCCATACGTTAATCCTCCTCGACATTAGGAGGGAACGTGGGCTCTACATGACGATAGCCGATGCGCTTAAACTCCTCTTATCGGTGGAGGAGCGTAGACGTGAAGGAGTAGTTACTGATCGTACGTTAGCGGTAGGCGTAGCTAGGGTTGGAGGGCGGAATGTGGAGGTTAAGGCCGATATGGTTAAGGAGCTACTTTCATATGGTTTCGGGCCGCCTCCCCATGTACTCGTATTCCCTGGGCGGCTACACTTCGTTGAGGCTGAAGCCTTAATACTGCTGGCTAAAGCGCCTAAAAACCTCATTGAGAGTCAACAACGGTAG
- a CDS encoding class II aldolase/adducin family protein — MKEEVYKVFRKYGRLLAIHGYVAGHGGNLSLRSGNRMFITRHGAHLEDLKPQDVIETRVDKPSSLDTIASSEILLHRAIYMESAQYLACIHTHSPYAIATSFFYDELKPIDAEASYVLKRIPVVEGEAGSQRMAEAVAKALKESHSVIVRGHGVFTAAQVIDVAYRYACLVERSAQLLYLVDVLKKLGYTFITPTHL; from the coding sequence ATGAAGGAAGAGGTTTACAAGGTTTTCCGTAAGTATGGAAGGTTGCTAGCTATACACGGCTACGTAGCTGGGCATGGAGGCAACCTAAGCTTAAGGAGCGGTAATAGGATGTTCATAACTAGGCATGGAGCCCACCTTGAAGACCTAAAACCTCAAGACGTTATAGAGACACGCGTAGATAAGCCATCCAGCCTTGATACGATAGCTAGTAGCGAAATACTACTTCATAGGGCTATTTACATGGAGAGCGCCCAATACCTCGCATGTATCCATACACATTCACCCTACGCGATAGCCACATCGTTCTTCTATGATGAGCTGAAACCTATTGACGCTGAAGCTAGCTACGTCCTTAAAAGGATCCCTGTAGTAGAAGGGGAAGCCGGATCGCAGAGGATGGCTGAAGCGGTGGCTAAAGCGTTGAAGGAGAGCCACTCCGTAATAGTTAGGGGTCACGGCGTTTTTACGGCGGCTCAGGTTATTGATGTAGCCTATCGATATGCCTGCCTAGTTGAGCGTAGCGCCCAGCTATTATACTTAGTTGATGTGTTAAAGAAGTTGGGTTACACCTTCATAACGCCAACACACCTTTAA